One Actinoplanes missouriensis 431 DNA segment encodes these proteins:
- a CDS encoding RDD family protein encodes MSSLPAGWYKDPADTSTQRYWDGEGWLGRAIPADATPPDGPPAVEPDPPAPAPASPPQAVSPAPQTYAAPPAYGPPPGQTPPPYGPPPGQVPPSYGPPGQVPPSYGPPGQAPPGYGPPGQAPPAYGPPPGWPGHPGSPGQPGQPAWAGQPPHAYLYPMPQAMPHGLPLAGLGRRLTARLIDIVAVLLLNVVVNGWFIYQYWQEFYPILQEQMRQIEAGNDALVAAPASSRMQTLSIAIVLVATLLWLLYEAPSTANRGQTLGKRAMGIKVVPIESTAPLGFGRAFARWARLGMWTLFWWCGVGLVIQFLASLSPVFDTRLRQGWPDKAAATVVVAVPHGGTPTVPPAPGGNSPGGPQ; translated from the coding sequence ATGAGTTCGCTTCCCGCGGGTTGGTACAAGGACCCGGCCGACACCAGCACCCAGCGCTACTGGGACGGTGAGGGCTGGCTGGGTCGGGCCATCCCGGCCGACGCGACCCCGCCGGACGGCCCGCCCGCGGTCGAGCCGGATCCTCCGGCGCCCGCCCCCGCGTCGCCGCCGCAGGCCGTCTCACCGGCGCCGCAGACCTACGCCGCGCCGCCCGCCTACGGGCCGCCGCCGGGTCAGACCCCGCCCCCTTATGGACCGCCGCCCGGTCAGGTCCCGCCCTCCTACGGCCCGCCCGGTCAGGTCCCGCCCTCCTACGGCCCGCCCGGTCAGGCGCCGCCCGGTTACGGCCCGCCCGGTCAGGCCCCGCCCGCCTATGGGCCGCCGCCCGGATGGCCCGGTCACCCCGGGTCGCCGGGTCAGCCCGGTCAGCCCGCCTGGGCCGGGCAGCCGCCTCACGCGTACCTCTATCCCATGCCGCAGGCGATGCCGCATGGTCTCCCCCTCGCCGGCCTCGGCCGGCGGCTGACCGCCCGGCTGATCGACATCGTCGCCGTGCTGCTGCTCAACGTCGTGGTCAACGGCTGGTTCATCTATCAGTACTGGCAGGAGTTCTACCCGATCCTGCAGGAGCAGATGCGGCAGATCGAGGCCGGCAACGACGCCCTGGTCGCCGCGCCCGCCTCCTCGCGGATGCAGACCCTGTCGATCGCCATCGTGCTCGTCGCCACCCTGCTCTGGCTGCTCTACGAGGCCCCGTCCACCGCCAACCGCGGGCAGACGCTGGGCAAACGAGCCATGGGGATCAAGGTGGTCCCGATCGAGAGCACCGCGCCGCTCGGCTTCGGCCGGGCGTTCGCCCGGTGGGCCCGGCTCGGCATGTGGACGCTGTTCTGGTGGTGCGGGGTCGGCCTGGTGATCCAGTTCCTGGCCTCGCTCTCGCCGGTCTTCGACACCCGCCTGCGCCAGGGCTGGCCGGACAAGGCGGCGGCCACCGTCGTGGTCGCCGTCCCGCACGGAGGCACACCCACCGTTCCGCCCGCGCCGGGCGGCAACTCTCCCGGAGGACCACAATGA
- a CDS encoding Lrp/AsnC family transcriptional regulator, whose translation MTEQSVQLDGLDARLIELLEAEPRIGVLELSRRLAVARGTVQARLDKLVARGAIKGFGPEVVPAAIGFGVTSFVTLEIRQRYGHDAVAGHLADIPEVLEAHTITGSGDILCRIVARANADLQRVIDQIVGYEGIVRAHTIIALAELIPYRTGPLVHFIGSTRTNSPRD comes from the coding sequence ATGACTGAGCAGAGTGTGCAGCTCGATGGCCTGGATGCCCGGCTGATCGAGTTGCTCGAGGCGGAGCCCCGGATCGGTGTGCTGGAGCTCTCCCGCCGGCTCGCGGTCGCCCGTGGCACCGTCCAGGCGCGCCTCGACAAGCTCGTCGCCCGGGGCGCGATCAAGGGGTTCGGCCCGGAGGTGGTCCCGGCCGCCATCGGTTTCGGTGTGACCAGCTTCGTGACATTGGAAATCCGGCAGCGGTACGGGCATGACGCCGTCGCCGGGCATCTCGCGGACATCCCGGAGGTCCTGGAGGCGCACACGATCACCGGCAGCGGGGACATCCTGTGCCGCATCGTGGCGCGCGCCAACGCCGACCTGCAGCGGGTGATCGACCAGATCGTCGGCTACGAGGGGATCGTCCGGGCGCACACGATCATCGCGCTGGCGGAGCTGATCCCGTACCGAACTGGGCCGTTAGTGCACTTTATCGGGTCGACACGGACAAACAGCCCTCGCGACTGA